The Vibrio sp. SNU_ST1 genome has a segment encoding these proteins:
- a CDS encoding SLBB domain-containing protein, whose amino-acid sequence MKPLFAFIIALSLYFSSAVNASEDFSDAVQVGDLIQVNVPGENTLNTGFQVDKRGRITLPEVGAVFVAGYDSKQLNKVVLESLATAYKDLSNASVYVKEQQIIIYVQGYVEQPGEYTLALGSSIQMALYAAGGLRAGAQLDKLILKRGAEKQEFNYKKFLDSGDESTLPALQSLDSLFVPASPLVGNIEQEFDAAKLANSGDSGDSRNSIKVFGEVNAPGSFTYKENTDLVDVLMRSGGVTRYASVEQIRVISNNTPTLFNLKRYLDSGDKSLLPILRPGATIFVPKQEEEIKSGANMVYVMGEVASPGAFEGKKGATFMDILANAGGPTRFAESRQIRILKADGRVVKFDLAAYTEGLPNSTPPSIKAGDAIFVPEKTDMNEKSWLKISPDRAVNVIGEVVRPGRIEWSDEMDFMGLLAHVGGPTLRADTTKIEVVTGRKLEVFDLDEFIKSGAPRDQLPFIRAGSIVRVHDLPQDPSDNKSQWVRQSSDASIYVFGQVRSPGRYRFTKDMHFLDILSASDGPTKDADIHNIRVTHRNKSYSQVSKLNLSLYFETGDESILPNVTAGDTIYIPEKNKNWLDTPKERTVRVLGAIKNPGRYVFNDNMTILDILAEASGPTDNAYVEKITIVNMSCCQGQARTFDLVKFSKTANIYNLPVLRAGDTIYIPDRRESFLEKARVGLEDILRLTTTIVLIGAL is encoded by the coding sequence ATGAAGCCACTGTTCGCTTTTATCATCGCCCTATCGCTATATTTTTCCAGTGCAGTGAATGCAAGTGAAGATTTTTCTGACGCGGTTCAAGTCGGTGATCTTATCCAAGTTAACGTACCAGGAGAAAATACCTTAAACACGGGGTTTCAAGTTGATAAACGAGGTCGTATTACCCTTCCTGAAGTGGGGGCCGTGTTTGTGGCGGGTTATGATAGCAAACAGCTTAACAAAGTCGTTTTAGAGTCACTGGCTACCGCTTATAAAGATCTGTCTAATGCTTCAGTCTACGTCAAAGAACAGCAAATCATCATCTATGTTCAAGGCTATGTAGAGCAACCTGGAGAATACACTCTCGCATTGGGTTCTAGTATTCAGATGGCGCTTTACGCTGCGGGTGGCTTACGTGCAGGTGCGCAATTGGATAAGCTGATTCTTAAGCGGGGTGCTGAGAAGCAAGAGTTTAACTATAAGAAGTTCTTAGATTCAGGTGATGAATCCACACTGCCCGCTTTGCAATCGCTGGATTCGCTATTTGTTCCAGCATCTCCACTTGTCGGTAACATCGAGCAAGAATTCGACGCAGCTAAGCTCGCTAACTCTGGTGACAGTGGCGACTCTCGCAATTCAATTAAAGTGTTTGGTGAAGTAAACGCACCGGGCTCATTCACTTATAAAGAGAACACAGACCTTGTCGACGTACTGATGCGTTCGGGAGGGGTGACTCGTTATGCCAGTGTTGAGCAAATCCGTGTCATTTCCAACAATACCCCAACGCTATTTAACCTTAAACGTTACTTAGATTCGGGGGACAAAAGCCTACTTCCTATCTTACGCCCGGGAGCGACTATTTTCGTACCAAAGCAAGAAGAAGAGATAAAGTCTGGTGCGAATATGGTTTACGTCATGGGTGAAGTTGCTTCTCCAGGCGCCTTTGAGGGTAAAAAAGGTGCGACATTTATGGACATCCTTGCAAATGCAGGCGGCCCAACTCGATTCGCAGAGTCTAGACAAATACGCATACTTAAAGCCGATGGTAGAGTAGTTAAGTTTGATTTAGCTGCATACACAGAAGGCCTACCTAATTCGACCCCTCCTAGCATTAAAGCTGGAGATGCGATTTTCGTTCCAGAGAAAACAGATATGAATGAGAAATCGTGGCTAAAGATCTCTCCAGATAGAGCCGTCAACGTTATTGGTGAAGTTGTTCGACCTGGACGTATTGAATGGTCAGATGAAATGGACTTTATGGGTTTGCTTGCTCATGTTGGGGGGCCAACCCTGCGTGCCGACACCACAAAAATTGAAGTGGTCACAGGCAGAAAGCTCGAGGTTTTCGACTTAGACGAATTTATTAAAAGTGGAGCGCCTCGTGATCAACTGCCGTTCATCCGAGCGGGGTCAATTGTTCGAGTTCATGATTTACCGCAAGACCCTTCCGATAACAAATCACAATGGGTTCGCCAAAGCTCAGACGCCTCTATCTACGTATTTGGTCAAGTTCGTTCTCCCGGTCGTTACAGGTTTACAAAAGACATGCACTTTCTCGATATATTGTCCGCATCAGATGGCCCAACAAAAGACGCGGACATCCACAACATTCGAGTAACGCACAGAAATAAAAGTTACTCCCAGGTAAGCAAATTAAACTTGTCTCTTTATTTTGAAACTGGTGATGAATCCATCTTACCCAACGTAACAGCAGGCGATACTATTTATATCCCAGAGAAGAATAAAAATTGGCTAGATACACCAAAAGAAAGAACAGTTCGGGTGCTTGGTGCCATCAAAAATCCCGGCCGATACGTATTTAACGACAACATGACCATTTTAGACATTCTAGCTGAAGCTTCTGGACCTACTGATAATGCGTATGTGGAGAAAATTACTATTGTGAACATGTCTTGTTGTCAAGGGCAAGCGCGCACATTTGATTTGGTCAAGTTCAGTAAAACGGCCAACATTTACAACCTACCAGTATTACGTGCTGGTGACACGATTTACATCCCAGATCGTCGAGAAAGCTTTTTGGAAAAAGCACGTGTCGGACTTGAAGACATACTTCGTCTAACCACAACGATTGTCTTAATAGGAGCTTTGTAA
- a CDS encoding phosphate/phosphite/phosphonate ABC transporter substrate-binding protein translates to MKNLTLLTLALLPALAHAEIFTFGIVPQQSASRLAQQWTPILTKISQETGHTIIFETAKDIPMFEQRLANGDYDFAYMNPFHFVTFNNSVGYSAMAKAKDKRLKGIMVVRKDSGITSLEQLNNTTLAFPAPAAFAATLLTQAGLKQRNIHFEPNYVSSHDSVYLSVAKGFYPSGGGIIRTFNALDPEVRDQLTPIYTSKGFTPHAIANHPRVDSEVVQKVQASFVQLAQNEEGKTLLSPLRIKAFETAVNVDWDDVRALNIKQKDTMPMTVNKDQ, encoded by the coding sequence ATGAAAAATTTAACCTTGTTAACATTGGCTTTGCTGCCGGCATTGGCGCATGCAGAAATCTTCACATTTGGGATTGTTCCTCAGCAATCAGCGAGCAGACTCGCGCAGCAGTGGACCCCAATACTCACGAAAATAAGTCAAGAAACAGGCCACACCATCATCTTTGAAACCGCCAAAGATATCCCTATGTTTGAGCAACGCCTGGCAAATGGGGACTACGACTTTGCGTATATGAACCCATTCCACTTCGTTACTTTCAACAATAGCGTTGGCTATAGTGCAATGGCCAAAGCCAAAGACAAACGCCTAAAAGGTATCATGGTAGTGCGTAAAGATAGCGGTATTACAAGCTTGGAACAGTTAAACAACACCACCCTTGCCTTCCCCGCTCCTGCAGCATTTGCGGCAACGTTACTAACTCAAGCTGGCCTGAAACAAAGAAACATTCATTTTGAACCTAACTATGTCTCTTCACATGACTCGGTATACCTTTCTGTAGCCAAGGGGTTTTATCCGTCTGGTGGCGGTATTATCCGAACCTTCAACGCATTAGACCCAGAAGTTAGAGACCAGCTAACCCCTATCTACACCTCCAAAGGTTTTACTCCTCATGCCATCGCCAACCACCCGAGAGTCGACTCGGAAGTAGTACAAAAAGTTCAAGCCTCTTTTGTTCAATTAGCTCAGAACGAAGAAGGAAAAACGTTACTTTCACCACTAAGAATTAAAGCCTTTGAAACAGCAGTTAACGTCGACTGGGATGATGTTCGAGCACTGAATATTAAACAGAAAGACACCATGCCCATGACCGTAAACAAGGATCAATAA
- a CDS encoding glycine betaine/L-proline ABC transporter ATP-binding protein encodes MTKPLIEISGLYKVFGPKPMSVMNRVQNGEHKDQILADTGHTVGLKEINLEINRGEIFVIMGLSGSGKSTLIRHFNRLIDPTQGKIMVEGIDVMSLNTKQLEEFRRHKMSMVFQRFGLMPHRTVVENVAYGLEVQGIKKEDRLAKANEWLETVGLKGYGTQYPAQLSGGQQQRVGLSRALCTNAEILLMDEAFSALDPLIRSEMQDQLIELQEKLHKTIVFITHDLDEALRLGDRIAILKDGELVQQGTPHEILLNPADDYVEAFVKDVNRARALTVETVMQPPLYRITSETIEGALAQMKMLKNDYAYHVTDDGYQGLVTQESLQDAVEDASVHDFSDEIYEEVPAILPDAVIEEVLPDTMSCDYSLPVVDEDGNLKGELERSAVADIFSENSEEEVEADPKPKIDKAS; translated from the coding sequence ATGACTAAACCATTGATTGAGATTAGTGGCCTATACAAAGTGTTTGGACCGAAACCGATGTCTGTTATGAACCGAGTTCAGAACGGCGAACACAAAGACCAGATTCTTGCTGACACGGGTCATACCGTTGGTTTGAAGGAGATAAACCTTGAGATTAACCGTGGCGAAATCTTCGTTATCATGGGGCTTTCTGGTTCAGGGAAGTCTACTTTAATTCGCCATTTCAACCGTTTAATTGACCCGACTCAAGGTAAGATCATGGTTGAAGGCATCGATGTTATGAGCCTGAATACCAAGCAATTAGAAGAGTTCCGTCGTCATAAAATGTCGATGGTATTTCAACGCTTTGGCTTAATGCCTCATCGCACCGTGGTAGAAAACGTTGCGTACGGGTTGGAAGTACAAGGCATCAAAAAAGAAGACCGTTTAGCGAAAGCCAATGAGTGGTTAGAAACGGTGGGGTTGAAAGGTTACGGTACGCAGTACCCTGCCCAGCTTTCTGGCGGTCAACAACAACGTGTTGGGCTTTCTCGAGCTCTGTGTACTAATGCTGAAATCTTATTAATGGATGAAGCGTTTTCTGCGCTCGATCCTTTGATTCGAAGTGAAATGCAAGATCAGCTTATCGAACTTCAAGAGAAGCTTCATAAGACGATTGTTTTCATTACCCACGATTTAGACGAAGCACTCCGTCTAGGCGATCGAATCGCAATATTAAAAGACGGCGAATTGGTACAACAAGGCACACCACATGAAATTCTACTGAATCCAGCCGATGACTATGTAGAGGCATTCGTTAAAGATGTAAACCGTGCTCGTGCGTTGACGGTTGAAACCGTTATGCAGCCTCCTCTCTATCGAATCACTTCTGAAACGATTGAAGGTGCTTTGGCACAAATGAAGATGCTGAAGAACGATTACGCTTATCACGTTACGGATGATGGCTATCAAGGCTTAGTCACTCAAGAGAGCCTACAAGATGCCGTTGAAGATGCATCGGTGCATGACTTTAGTGACGAGATCTACGAAGAAGTCCCTGCTATCTTGCCTGATGCCGTGATTGAAGAAGTGCTACCAGACACTATGTCTTGTGACTATTCTCTTCCGGTTGTTGATGAAGACGGTAATCTAAAAGGTGAACTAGAGAGAAGCGCTGTTGCTGATATCTTCTCTGAAAATAGCGAGGAAGAAGTAGAAGCCGACCCAAAGCCAAAGATTGATAAAGCATCGTAG
- a CDS encoding Hpt domain-containing protein: protein MNSALTSDTPTDLNTQLDIELVDDSILQQMIRDTSAEVIPILIDHYVEESQNRIAAIKQAAISQDSESLEFELHILGSTALALGNRPLSKLSRNLERQCLEQRYDVAFSQVDALLTLAERSIQALLYRKDQGFT from the coding sequence ATGAATTCCGCTTTAACGTCAGACACACCCACAGATTTGAACACACAGCTTGATATCGAACTTGTCGACGATAGTATTCTTCAACAAATGATTCGAGACACAAGCGCGGAAGTGATTCCTATCTTGATCGATCATTACGTTGAAGAATCACAGAATCGTATTGCCGCAATTAAACAAGCGGCGATAAGTCAAGACTCTGAATCACTTGAGTTCGAATTGCACATATTAGGAAGTACAGCACTTGCGTTAGGTAACCGACCGTTGTCAAAATTATCACGTAATCTAGAAAGGCAGTGCTTGGAGCAGCGGTATGATGTGGCCTTTAGCCAAGTCGATGCCTTATTGACCCTTGCAGAACGCTCGATTCAAGCTCTGCTCTACAGGAAAGACCAAGGGTTTACCTAA
- a CDS encoding proline/glycine betaine ABC transporter permease has translation MADSNWFSSFPEMERADLRTIKKTLDGAYREFSREYGEMIESLFDPLLSFLVWFEKLLISTPWIIVLAVCTSLVYAASRSWKLALGCVVSLLLIGYFGMWEDTMRTLSIITVCTLVSILLGIPIGIAMARSNKAQSIVTPMLDIMQTMPAFVYLIPVVMLLGIGKIPGLIAVVIYAIPPVIRLTNLGIRLVDKEVLEAATAFGASKKQRLWGVQLPLAMPTIMAGINQTIMMALSMVVIASMIGVKGLGQPVLKSITNQYFTLGLMNGFAIVALAILFDRASQAYARRTNAHLGGLKHD, from the coding sequence ATGGCTGACAGCAATTGGTTCTCAAGCTTTCCAGAGATGGAACGCGCTGATTTACGAACCATAAAGAAAACGCTAGACGGTGCATACCGCGAATTTTCCCGTGAATACGGTGAAATGATTGAATCTCTCTTTGACCCACTTCTTTCATTCCTTGTTTGGTTTGAAAAGCTTCTTATCTCAACACCTTGGATTATTGTCCTCGCCGTGTGTACAAGCCTTGTCTATGCCGCGAGTCGTTCTTGGAAACTGGCATTAGGTTGTGTCGTTTCTCTGCTTCTTATTGGTTACTTCGGAATGTGGGAAGACACCATGCGGACGCTCAGTATCATCACTGTATGTACCTTGGTATCAATATTGTTAGGCATTCCAATTGGCATTGCGATGGCTCGCTCAAATAAAGCGCAATCTATCGTTACACCGATGCTTGATATCATGCAAACCATGCCGGCATTCGTTTACTTGATCCCTGTGGTGATGTTACTCGGCATCGGTAAAATTCCAGGTCTAATCGCCGTGGTTATCTACGCTATCCCTCCTGTGATTCGTTTAACCAACCTAGGTATACGCTTAGTCGACAAAGAAGTCCTTGAAGCCGCAACCGCTTTTGGTGCGAGCAAGAAACAACGCTTATGGGGGGTTCAGCTTCCTCTAGCTATGCCAACGATCATGGCGGGTATCAACCAAACCATCATGATGGCACTGTCTATGGTTGTTATCGCATCCATGATTGGCGTGAAAGGCCTAGGACAACCAGTTCTTAAATCCATCACCAACCAATATTTCACATTAGGCTTGATGAACGGTTTTGCCATTGTTGCCCTCGCAATTCTTTTTGACCGCGCTTCACAGGCTTACGCGCGAAGAACCAATGCGCACCTAGGAGGACTCAAGCATGACTAA
- a CDS encoding chromosome partitioning protein ParA encodes MTITAIQAEVEQLYLASSLNGYESICVTACHAGDGVTSIAAALAERFLLAGHSTLYVDLNLFNPAFKDLNMLEDNQPGRLIEHVESHRMFIGVPAPQLASTQLAYKDPTTLQKVVKKWLENYDRVIIDTSPLLNINKGNIPAQSVASACDCTLMVIAYGETSSHHLEQAKELLDAPSINLMGCVMNMKHTPSFANELIRQVNKLKLLPRSIQEKINNSISRNEFLNLPL; translated from the coding sequence ATGACTATTACAGCAATACAAGCAGAAGTAGAACAGCTGTATTTAGCTTCCTCGCTTAACGGCTATGAATCAATATGTGTCACCGCCTGCCATGCAGGTGACGGCGTAACATCTATCGCAGCTGCATTAGCTGAACGTTTCCTTCTTGCCGGACATTCAACGCTTTATGTAGATCTCAACTTATTCAACCCTGCTTTCAAAGATCTGAATATGCTAGAAGACAACCAACCGGGTCGATTGATAGAGCATGTTGAATCTCACCGTATGTTCATTGGTGTCCCTGCTCCACAACTTGCCTCAACACAACTTGCTTATAAAGACCCGACAACGTTACAAAAAGTGGTCAAAAAATGGTTAGAGAATTACGATCGAGTAATCATCGATACTTCACCGTTACTCAATATAAATAAAGGGAACATTCCTGCACAGTCTGTTGCAAGTGCTTGTGACTGCACACTTATGGTTATCGCGTATGGTGAAACTTCTAGCCACCATCTAGAGCAAGCGAAAGAGCTACTTGATGCGCCAAGTATCAACCTAATGGGTTGTGTGATGAACATGAAACACACTCCAAGTTTCGCTAACGAATTAATACGACAAGTAAATAAATTGAAGCTCCTTCCTCGTTCAATACAAGAGAAGATTAACAATTCGATATCTAGAAATGAGTTTCTCAATTTACCTCTATAA
- a CDS encoding response regulator, translating into MTFRTKTIIGIASIEIVMLMALVISAMSFLSDSNEQQLIKRAQATSQLFARATKDAVLSTDIATLDDIVKEIMTIEDIVYVKVERNQILLSSAGSPDYFSKEIQVDTNLSNVDDGIFDTYYPIESDGLEYGSISIGFTTSSINSMLTDAKKTISSIALIEVILVAICSFILGTYLTKHLYQLSFAVKKVRTHGPGFQLKIKSDDELGDVVNAFNDMSTSLSKNYTDIKQAREQAEQASESKSRFLASMSHEIRTPMNGILGILSLLKETDLTKDQSHLVNTASTSGELLLSIINDILDFSRMEANTLILEQKSFSLQECIHSTIDSFEPSANAKNIQLVTPYQPDLPVMVVGDVHRFQQILLNLIGNAIKFTSEGSVIVNVETNETADNKVEITCQVADSGIGIESNAMSYLFEEFTMVDQGYSRRRDGSGLGLAICKHLAKLMDGNISASSEEGVGSTFTFSVILEKSSNSVEENRSGSSSLALNPKILSSRILVAEDNKANQLVIVNMFKNVGMTIDIANDGNQAVEMVKNNDYDFIFMDISMPEKDGLQACSEIRSLPNTQKASVPIVALTAHALAGDREQFLNQGMDDYLAKPMRMSQIADMLYLHLVTKQKNTIEHESPTVTISQNIEPTNLNIQTTDTPENPYEKESSATIVEQQNKIADQQIGEIQVSDLVDEQILEQMVEDTCAEVMPMLIEHYIVESAGRIKLIKKAVQEQDLSNLEFETHTLGSSSLALGNRRLSVLARKVEKLCSEKQSESAFSKVEELVVLAEESMDAIEIRKERGFH; encoded by the coding sequence ATGACTTTTAGAACAAAAACGATCATTGGGATTGCCTCTATAGAAATAGTGATGCTTATGGCTCTTGTCATAAGTGCAATGTCATTTCTGTCAGATTCTAATGAGCAACAGCTTATCAAACGTGCACAAGCAACTTCCCAACTGTTTGCTCGTGCAACCAAAGACGCAGTGTTATCCACTGACATTGCGACATTAGATGACATCGTAAAGGAGATCATGACGATTGAAGATATCGTCTATGTCAAAGTGGAACGGAATCAAATCTTGCTGAGTAGCGCTGGCTCTCCCGATTATTTCAGTAAAGAAATTCAGGTCGATACGAACTTATCCAACGTCGATGACGGAATATTCGACACGTACTACCCAATAGAAAGTGATGGGCTGGAGTACGGATCGATTTCAATCGGGTTTACTACATCTTCGATTAATTCGATGCTTACAGACGCAAAAAAAACCATCAGTTCAATCGCCTTGATAGAAGTTATTCTCGTTGCCATATGTTCTTTTATTTTAGGTACTTACCTAACGAAACATTTATATCAGCTCTCGTTTGCGGTAAAAAAAGTAAGAACGCACGGGCCTGGCTTTCAACTGAAAATAAAAAGTGACGACGAACTTGGTGACGTAGTTAACGCATTTAATGACATGTCTACTTCCTTGTCTAAAAACTATACCGACATCAAACAAGCCAGAGAACAAGCTGAGCAAGCCTCTGAATCTAAAAGCCGATTTTTGGCCTCGATGTCTCATGAAATTCGAACTCCGATGAACGGTATTCTCGGCATTTTATCGTTACTTAAAGAGACCGATTTAACCAAGGATCAAAGTCACTTAGTCAATACAGCTTCAACATCTGGCGAACTGCTTTTATCAATCATTAATGACATATTGGATTTCTCTCGCATGGAAGCCAACACACTCATTCTCGAACAGAAGTCCTTTTCACTCCAAGAGTGTATCCATAGTACCATTGACAGTTTCGAGCCGAGCGCTAACGCGAAAAATATCCAGCTTGTTACTCCTTATCAACCTGACCTACCCGTGATGGTGGTCGGCGATGTTCACCGCTTTCAACAGATCTTATTGAATTTGATAGGTAATGCGATCAAGTTTACTTCCGAAGGTAGTGTTATCGTCAACGTTGAGACTAATGAAACCGCAGATAATAAGGTAGAGATTACATGCCAAGTCGCCGACTCAGGAATCGGTATTGAATCCAACGCAATGAGTTACTTGTTTGAAGAATTCACCATGGTGGATCAAGGTTACTCAAGACGCCGTGATGGTTCTGGGTTAGGTCTCGCTATTTGTAAACACCTAGCGAAACTGATGGATGGCAACATATCTGCAAGTAGTGAGGAAGGTGTTGGTAGTACCTTTACCTTTTCGGTAATTTTGGAAAAATCATCAAACTCAGTTGAAGAGAACCGTTCTGGTTCTTCATCGCTGGCATTAAACCCTAAAATTTTATCAAGCCGCATCTTAGTAGCCGAAGATAACAAAGCGAATCAACTCGTTATTGTTAACATGTTTAAAAATGTTGGGATGACCATTGATATAGCGAACGATGGGAACCAAGCTGTCGAAATGGTAAAAAATAATGATTATGACTTCATATTTATGGACATATCTATGCCGGAAAAGGATGGCCTACAAGCATGTTCAGAAATTAGAAGTTTGCCCAACACTCAAAAAGCATCAGTGCCAATCGTCGCACTAACAGCGCATGCACTTGCCGGAGATAGAGAACAATTTTTAAATCAAGGTATGGACGACTACCTTGCAAAACCAATGAGAATGTCACAGATCGCTGATATGTTGTACCTTCACCTAGTGACCAAACAAAAAAATACGATTGAGCACGAATCACCTACTGTGACGATATCTCAAAATATTGAACCTACAAATTTAAACATCCAGACAACCGACACCCCAGAAAACCCATACGAAAAAGAGAGTTCTGCCACTATAGTCGAGCAGCAAAATAAAATAGCCGATCAACAAATAGGAGAAATTCAAGTATCTGATCTTGTCGATGAGCAAATTCTTGAGCAAATGGTCGAAGATACGTGTGCCGAAGTCATGCCAATGTTGATCGAGCACTATATTGTAGAGTCTGCAGGTCGTATCAAACTGATTAAAAAAGCAGTTCAGGAACAAGACCTATCAAACCTTGAATTTGAAACTCATACCTTGGGTAGCTCCTCACTTGCATTAGGAAACCGCCGTTTATCTGTCTTAGCGAGAAAAGTCGAAAAACTGTGTTCAGAGAAACAGTCTGAGTCAGCTTTTTCTAAAGTCGAAGAGTTAGTGGTTCTTGCTGAAGAGTCTATGGATGCTATCGAGATACGTAAAGAACGTGGGTTTCATTAA
- a CDS encoding ABC transporter substrate-binding protein, translating to MKYKLSSVFLLVAAASGNANAGECGSVTIADMNWNSATLIANIDQFILEHGYGCDAELIPGDTMPTGTSMIEKGQPDVAPELWSNSLKDALDKGVQEKRLRYAGKSLVNGGEEGFWVPAYLVKQYPEMATIEGVRKHASLFKHPEDPDTSAFYSCPAGWNCQISAGNLFEALELEGSGFSIVDPGSSAGLSGSIAKAYEREEAWFGYYWAPTAVLGKYDMVKVDFGSGVNEQEFLNCTTKEDCESPKATMYPPSPVHTITTESFASRAPEAYDYFTKRGFTNDKMNSLLAWMEDNQADGEEASLHFLSEFPEVWHPWVSKEVAQKVEAEL from the coding sequence ATGAAATACAAGTTAAGCTCCGTATTTTTGTTAGTAGCAGCTGCCAGCGGTAATGCTAACGCTGGAGAATGTGGCAGCGTAACAATCGCAGACATGAACTGGAACTCTGCGACTCTAATCGCCAATATCGACCAATTCATCTTAGAACATGGTTACGGTTGTGATGCCGAACTTATTCCTGGCGATACAATGCCAACAGGCACGTCCATGATAGAAAAAGGTCAACCTGATGTTGCTCCTGAGCTCTGGAGTAACAGCTTAAAAGACGCATTAGATAAAGGTGTTCAAGAAAAACGTCTTCGCTACGCAGGTAAGTCACTCGTGAATGGCGGTGAAGAAGGTTTTTGGGTTCCCGCTTACTTAGTTAAACAATACCCAGAGATGGCAACTATCGAAGGCGTACGTAAACACGCTAGCTTATTTAAGCACCCTGAAGACCCTGATACATCCGCATTTTACAGCTGCCCTGCAGGTTGGAACTGCCAAATCAGTGCAGGTAACTTGTTTGAAGCTCTTGAACTAGAAGGCAGCGGTTTCTCGATTGTTGACCCGGGGTCGAGTGCGGGCTTATCAGGCTCTATCGCAAAAGCTTATGAGCGCGAAGAAGCTTGGTTTGGTTACTACTGGGCCCCCACTGCCGTTCTAGGTAAATACGACATGGTTAAAGTTGATTTTGGCAGTGGTGTTAATGAACAAGAGTTCCTTAACTGTACCACCAAAGAAGACTGTGAATCACCAAAAGCGACCATGTACCCACCTTCACCAGTCCACACTATCACCACTGAAAGTTTTGCTTCACGTGCACCTGAAGCGTACGACTACTTCACTAAACGTGGTTTCACAAACGATAAGATGAACTCTCTCCTTGCTTGGATGGAAGACAACCAAGCAGATGGTGAAGAAGCTAGCCTGCATTTCTTAAGCGAATTCCCAGAAGTATGGCACCCATGGGTTTCTAAAGAAGTGGCTCAAAAAGTTGAAGCAGAACTGTAA